From the genome of Paracoccus seriniphilus, one region includes:
- the trxB gene encoding thioredoxin-disulfide reductase codes for MTDSTHVKLLIVGSGPAGYTAAVYGARAMLDPMLIQGMQPGGQLTITTEVENWPGETEIQGPDLMVKMEEHARQMGTDIVTDMVTRLDLQQRPFVAECDSGKRVTADAVILATGAQARWLGLPSEEKFKGFGVSACATCDGFFYRNREVLVIGGGNTAVEEALFLTKFASKVTLVHRRDSLRAEKILQQRLFKNPKVEIIWDHELSEVLGTESPMGVTGAVLTSTKDGSTRQVAADGVFVAIGHAPASELVKDQLELHNGGYVKVEPGSTRTSIPGVFAAGDLTDHVYRQAVTSAGMGCMAALDAEHYLASLDEAGAPDAAQDQLPADATAG; via the coding sequence ATGACTGACAGCACACATGTGAAACTTTTGATCGTGGGCTCTGGTCCTGCGGGCTATACCGCCGCCGTCTATGGGGCACGCGCGATGCTGGACCCGATGCTGATTCAGGGCATGCAGCCGGGCGGACAGCTGACCATCACCACCGAGGTCGAGAACTGGCCCGGTGAAACGGAAATCCAGGGGCCGGACCTGATGGTCAAGATGGAAGAGCATGCCCGCCAGATGGGGACCGATATCGTCACCGACATGGTGACCCGTCTTGATCTGCAGCAGCGTCCCTTCGTGGCCGAATGTGACAGCGGCAAGCGTGTCACGGCAGATGCGGTCATCCTGGCGACCGGTGCACAGGCACGTTGGCTGGGTCTGCCGAGCGAAGAGAAATTCAAGGGCTTTGGCGTCAGCGCCTGCGCGACCTGCGACGGTTTCTTCTATCGCAATCGCGAGGTTCTGGTGATCGGCGGCGGCAATACCGCCGTGGAAGAGGCGCTGTTCCTGACGAAATTCGCCAGCAAGGTAACGCTGGTGCATCGCCGTGACAGCCTGCGTGCCGAAAAGATCCTGCAACAGCGGCTGTTCAAGAACCCGAAGGTCGAGATCATCTGGGATCATGAACTGAGTGAAGTTCTGGGCACGGAATCTCCGATGGGGGTCACCGGCGCGGTGCTGACCTCGACCAAGGACGGTTCCACGCGGCAGGTTGCCGCTGATGGCGTATTCGTCGCGATCGGCCATGCGCCGGCCAGCGAATTGGTCAAGGATCAGCTGGAACTGCACAATGGCGGCTATGTGAAGGTCGAGCCTGGTTCGACACGCACTTCGATCCCCGGCGTCTTTGCCGCTGGCGATCTGACCGACCATGTCTATCGTCAGGCGGTGACCAGCGCCGGCATGGGCTGCATGGCCGCGCTGGATGCGGAACATTATCTTGCATCGCTGGACGAGGCCGGTGCCCCTGATGCGGCGCAGGATCAATTGCCCGCAGACGCCACGGCGGGCTGA
- a CDS encoding Lrp/AsnC family transcriptional regulator, with translation MAGAKLDEIDRKILAELQGDGRMTNVELARRVGISAPPCLRRVRTLEELGFIRGYHADIDSRELGFEVQVFAMVRLASQSERDLSAFEALIQNWPLVRECHMLNGEIDFILKCVSPDLSTFQRFLTDDLTAAPNVASVKTSLVIRAAKDEPGVPFEVVEARIRAAG, from the coding sequence ATGGCCGGCGCAAAATTGGACGAGATCGACCGCAAGATTCTGGCCGAGCTGCAGGGCGACGGCCGGATGACAAATGTCGAACTGGCGCGGCGTGTCGGGATCTCGGCCCCGCCATGCCTGCGCAGGGTCCGCACGCTGGAAGAGCTGGGCTTCATTCGCGGCTATCATGCGGATATCGATTCGCGTGAATTGGGCTTTGAAGTGCAGGTGTTCGCGATGGTGCGGCTGGCCTCTCAGTCGGAACGCGATCTGTCCGCCTTCGAGGCACTGATCCAGAACTGGCCGCTTGTGCGCGAATGTCACATGCTGAATGGCGAGATCGATTTCATCCTGAAATGCGTCTCGCCCGATCTGTCGACCTTTCAGCGCTTCCTGACCGATGACCTGACTGCCGCGCCCAATGTCGCCAGCGTCAAGACTTCGCTGGTGATCCGCGCCGCCAAGGACGAACCCGGCGTGCCCTTCGAAGTGGTCGAGGCCCGCATCCGCGCGGCGGGATAG